From Pandoraea norimbergensis, the proteins below share one genomic window:
- a CDS encoding sigma-70 family RNA polymerase sigma factor: MESHFQREVSALYSDHHGWLRGWLRKKLGSTLDAADLAHDTYLRVLSSGRAPQPEDSRRYLARIANCLVIDLFRRRDIEAAYLETLAALPEPVAPSPETRALVLEALIEIDTLLHRLPTKARTAFLLCKLEGLEYREIAERLQVSVSSVEKYIAHALRECYAVQYGSDA; the protein is encoded by the coding sequence ATGGAAAGTCATTTTCAGCGCGAGGTGAGTGCGCTCTATAGCGATCATCACGGCTGGCTGCGTGGCTGGTTACGCAAGAAGCTGGGCAGTACGCTCGACGCGGCCGATCTGGCGCATGACACCTATCTGCGCGTGCTCTCGAGCGGACGCGCGCCGCAACCCGAAGACTCCCGCCGCTATCTCGCCCGGATCGCCAACTGTCTGGTGATCGATCTGTTTCGCCGGCGTGATATCGAAGCGGCCTATCTGGAAACGCTGGCCGCCCTGCCGGAACCGGTGGCGCCGTCACCCGAGACCCGCGCGCTCGTGCTTGAAGCCCTCATCGAAATCGACACCCTGCTCCATCGCCTGCCGACGAAGGCGCGCACCGCCTTTTTGCTATGCAAGCTCGAAGGGCTCGAATACCGCGAGATTGCCGAACGATTGCAGGTCTCCGTCTCCTCAGTCGAGAAGTACATCGCGCACGCCCTGCGCGAATGCTACGCCGTGCAATACGGGAGCGACGCATGA
- a CDS encoding helix-turn-helix domain-containing protein, with amino-acid sequence MTDGLRKTLRQYPQYRLLDTAIDKAIAALARETSGVADSSHTADAPVLALAQLALLTLVRLQDMIGTSVSTPPAIHLTPRETECLQWAAAGKTAWETSRILAISERTATFHLTNAVKKLGATNRRAAVARAIGLGLIAP; translated from the coding sequence ATGACCGACGGCCTTCGCAAGACGCTTCGCCAATACCCCCAATACCGCCTGCTCGACACGGCCATCGACAAAGCCATCGCGGCGTTGGCGCGTGAAACGTCCGGTGTCGCCGACTCGTCCCATACCGCTGACGCCCCGGTCCTTGCCCTCGCACAACTCGCCCTCCTCACGCTGGTTCGCCTTCAGGACATGATCGGCACCAGCGTCAGTACGCCGCCCGCGATCCACCTCACACCGCGTGAAACCGAATGCCTGCAATGGGCCGCCGCGGGCAAGACCGCATGGGAGACCTCACGCATTCTCGCCATCTCCGAGCGCACGGCGACCTTTCACCTCACCAACGCGGTCAAGAAGCTCGGCGCCACCAATCGCCGCGCCGCCGTCGCCCGCGCCATCGGACTCGGCCTGATCGCGCCGTAA
- a CDS encoding ABC transporter substrate-binding protein — MAANRFTRSYSFSSAFSLAFSLSALSLCVAALTAPTLAHAQPATVTIGVTLSTTGPGASLGIPEKQAISMLPPTLGGVPARYIVLDDATDPTMATKNARRLATEDKADAIIGSSTTPACLAVAAVALDTRTPQLGLCPFVPSTAQMRYVFSLPQSVAVMADAVLDDMKAHKVKTLGFIGFSDSYGEAWLKDIQTRAAARQIQVAPVERYGRNDQSVTAQVLKLQAANVDAVIVAASGTPGALPMSTLRERGYKGRIYQTHGVANNDFLRVAGKSAEGVILPVGNILVAEQLPGNHPGKAVATDFAKRYEAQYGAGSRNLFAGYAYDAYLVLDHAVAVAAKQAQPGTQAFRDALVTAIEQTRGLAATHGMININAQDHSAYGQDGRVLVTVRGGKWTID; from the coding sequence ATGGCGGCAAACAGGTTCACACGCAGTTATTCGTTTTCGTCGGCGTTCTCGTTGGCGTTCTCGCTGAGCGCACTGTCGCTATGCGTTGCCGCGTTGACAGCGCCGACGCTGGCGCACGCACAACCTGCCACCGTCACCATCGGCGTGACGTTGTCGACGACGGGGCCGGGCGCATCGCTGGGCATTCCGGAGAAGCAGGCCATCAGCATGTTGCCACCGACACTGGGCGGCGTACCTGCGCGCTACATTGTGCTCGACGACGCCACCGATCCGACCATGGCGACGAAGAACGCGCGCCGTCTGGCGACTGAAGACAAGGCCGACGCCATCATCGGCTCGTCCACGACACCGGCGTGTCTGGCGGTGGCGGCCGTGGCGCTTGACACGCGCACGCCGCAGTTGGGGCTGTGTCCGTTCGTGCCGAGTACGGCGCAGATGCGCTATGTCTTTTCGCTGCCGCAGTCGGTGGCGGTGATGGCCGATGCCGTGCTCGACGATATGAAGGCGCACAAGGTCAAGACGCTCGGCTTCATCGGCTTCTCCGACTCGTATGGCGAGGCGTGGCTGAAGGACATTCAGACACGGGCGGCGGCGCGGCAGATTCAGGTGGCGCCGGTTGAGCGCTATGGCCGCAACGATCAGTCGGTCACGGCGCAAGTCCTCAAGCTGCAAGCGGCCAACGTCGATGCCGTGATCGTCGCCGCGAGTGGCACGCCCGGCGCGTTGCCGATGAGCACCTTGCGCGAGCGCGGCTATAAGGGACGGATCTATCAGACGCACGGCGTCGCCAATAACGACTTCCTGCGCGTGGCGGGCAAAAGTGCCGAAGGCGTGATCCTGCCGGTGGGCAACATCCTTGTCGCCGAACAACTGCCCGGCAATCACCCGGGCAAGGCCGTGGCGACCGACTTCGCCAAGCGCTACGAAGCGCAGTACGGGGCCGGGTCGCGCAACCTGTTTGCGGGCTACGCGTACGACGCTTATCTGGTGCTCGATCACGCGGTGGCGGTGGCGGCCAAGCAGGCGCAGCCGGGCACGCAGGCGTTTCGCGACGCACTGGTCACGGCCATTGAGCAGACGCGCGGGTTGGCAGCCACGCACGGCATGATCAACATCAACGCACAAGACCACTCGGCGTATGGCCAAGACGGTCGCGTGCTGGTTACGGTCAGGGGCGGCAAGTGGACGATCGACTGA
- a CDS encoding crotonase/enoyl-CoA hydratase family protein, with protein sequence MTYPHLRVRVDDAIAYVELDRAAKRNALCNAAIDSLEAAFRDFDDSVRAVVLTGAGEHFCAGLDLAENSTRDPLDVLRVSQRWHKVFHDMQFGGRPIVAVLQGAVIGGGLELALAAHVRVIERSAFFQLPEGKRGIFVGGGASVRVARILGPDRMTEMMLTGRRYDAVDGERLGLGHYLVDAGAGLALASQLARETAANSPLSNWATIHALSRIHDMSMADGLFTESVTSALMLATPEARERMERFLGGA encoded by the coding sequence ATGACCTATCCCCACCTGCGAGTGCGCGTCGACGACGCCATCGCGTATGTCGAACTCGACCGCGCCGCCAAGCGCAACGCCTTGTGCAATGCCGCCATCGATTCGCTCGAAGCGGCCTTTCGCGATTTCGACGACAGTGTGCGTGCCGTTGTGCTGACGGGCGCCGGCGAACACTTCTGTGCCGGGCTCGATCTGGCGGAGAACAGCACCCGCGATCCGCTTGACGTACTGCGTGTCTCCCAGCGCTGGCACAAGGTCTTTCACGACATGCAGTTCGGTGGCCGTCCCATCGTCGCCGTGCTGCAAGGCGCCGTGATCGGCGGTGGCCTCGAACTCGCGCTGGCCGCCCATGTGCGTGTCATCGAGCGCAGCGCATTCTTCCAACTGCCTGAAGGCAAGCGCGGCATCTTTGTCGGCGGCGGCGCGTCGGTACGTGTCGCGCGTATTCTTGGTCCTGACCGGATGACGGAAATGATGCTGACCGGCCGCCGCTACGACGCCGTGGACGGCGAACGGCTCGGCCTCGGCCACTATCTGGTCGATGCGGGGGCAGGACTCGCGCTCGCATCGCAACTCGCCCGCGAGACAGCGGCCAACAGCCCGCTGTCGAACTGGGCGACGATTCACGCACTCTCGCGCATTCACGACATGTCGATGGCCGATGGCTTGTTCACCGAGTCGGTCACCAGTGCGCTGATGCTTGCCACGCCGGAAGCGCGCGAGCGGATGGAACGATTCCTCGGTGGCGCATAA
- a CDS encoding helix-turn-helix transcriptional regulator: protein MVKRLSDAAETDEIVDATVASRLALLAQRVRTLRAQRGMTRKQLAAQSGVSLPYLARVEAGTGNVSLTVLHKLADALNVAVETLVAERMAYDGDLLMLIEYLRQQSPEALSRLRRQIVTPGPVGVPARGHRIALIGLRGAGKSTLGPRLAASIGAPFIELDKEVEREAGIAIGEVITLYGQAAMRRIERQCIERIIAGHEHVVLATGGGIVSEAATYERVLRTFKTVWMKARPEVHFQRVMQQNDARIATEALRKEALDHIHRMLDAREALYQLADVTVDTSDLSQDDVLATLTQQLAPARAA from the coding sequence ATGGTCAAACGCCTGTCCGACGCCGCCGAAACTGACGAAATCGTCGACGCCACCGTCGCATCAAGGCTGGCTTTGCTGGCCCAACGCGTGCGCACGTTGCGTGCCCAGCGCGGCATGACGCGCAAACAACTCGCGGCGCAATCGGGCGTCTCGCTGCCGTATCTCGCGCGCGTGGAAGCCGGCACCGGCAACGTGTCGCTCACCGTGCTGCACAAGCTGGCCGACGCCTTGAACGTCGCCGTCGAAACGCTGGTCGCCGAGCGCATGGCCTATGACGGCGATTTGCTGATGCTGATTGAATACCTCCGACAGCAATCACCCGAGGCACTGTCCCGCCTGCGACGCCAGATCGTGACGCCCGGCCCTGTCGGCGTGCCCGCACGCGGCCACCGTATCGCGTTGATCGGCTTGCGCGGTGCAGGCAAATCCACGCTCGGCCCCCGGCTTGCAGCGTCCATCGGCGCGCCGTTCATCGAACTGGATAAGGAAGTGGAGCGCGAAGCGGGCATCGCCATCGGTGAAGTCATCACGCTGTACGGTCAGGCGGCCATGCGTCGCATCGAGCGCCAGTGCATCGAGCGAATCATTGCCGGGCACGAGCATGTGGTGCTCGCCACCGGAGGCGGCATCGTCTCCGAAGCGGCCACGTACGAACGGGTGCTTCGAACCTTCAAAACGGTGTGGATGAAGGCCCGTCCCGAAGTGCACTTCCAGCGCGTGATGCAGCAGAATGACGCGCGTATCGCCACCGAAGCCCTGCGCAAAGAAGCACTCGACCACATCCATCGCATGCTCGACGCCCGTGAGGCCCTGTACCAGCTGGCCGATGTCACGGTGGACACATCAGATCTCTCGCAAGACGACGTGCTCGCAACGCTCACGCAGCAGTTGGCACCGGCGCGGGCGGCGTGA
- a CDS encoding FecR domain-containing protein, protein MSAGRPASRTPPSQQAPQSPLPAEVIERASVWLARLWSGSASADDIAACERWRAAHSDHERAWQRLGAIGRKFEAVPPRVAFDTLTARPTPRVSPAGRRRALRVFGGFLTLAGAGYALQRSSVWEYAAADYATGVGEVRSLVLADGTRLWLDTASAADVRITPGERRITLRRGQICIETASGASRAPLIVATRQGEIRDIGTRFSVRDEGERTQVAVYDGIVLVRTAETGRTQRLDAGQLARFSADAIDPPEPANADAAAWTRTQLIVERIRLGDLVDTLARYRHGVLRCDAAVADLRVSGVFSLADTDRALASLAVGLPVETVYRTRYWVTVKAK, encoded by the coding sequence ATGAGCGCAGGACGCCCGGCTTCCCGGACACCCCCTTCGCAGCAGGCCCCGCAGTCACCACTCCCGGCAGAAGTCATCGAGCGGGCGAGTGTCTGGCTGGCGCGACTCTGGTCCGGTTCGGCAAGCGCCGACGATATTGCCGCGTGCGAGCGCTGGCGCGCTGCGCATTCCGATCACGAGCGCGCGTGGCAACGGCTCGGCGCCATCGGCCGCAAGTTCGAGGCCGTGCCGCCGCGCGTCGCTTTTGACACACTGACCGCCCGCCCGACGCCGCGCGTCTCCCCGGCCGGACGCCGTCGCGCACTGCGCGTGTTCGGCGGTTTCCTCACGCTTGCGGGCGCTGGTTATGCGCTCCAGCGGTCTTCCGTCTGGGAGTATGCCGCCGCAGATTACGCCACCGGCGTTGGCGAAGTTCGCAGCCTCGTGCTGGCCGACGGCACGCGTCTGTGGCTCGACACTGCATCGGCGGCAGACGTTCGCATCACGCCGGGCGAACGGCGTATTACGTTGCGACGGGGGCAAATCTGCATCGAGACCGCCTCCGGCGCTTCGCGAGCGCCACTGATCGTCGCGACGCGCCAAGGCGAAATTCGCGACATCGGCACCCGCTTCTCGGTACGCGACGAAGGCGAGCGCACGCAAGTCGCCGTCTATGACGGCATCGTGCTCGTGCGCACCGCCGAGACCGGTCGCACGCAGCGACTCGATGCCGGGCAACTCGCGAGGTTCTCGGCCGATGCGATTGACCCGCCGGAACCCGCCAACGCCGACGCGGCTGCGTGGACGCGCACCCAGCTCATCGTCGAGCGCATTCGCCTGGGCGATCTCGTCGACACGCTTGCCCGTTACCGGCATGGCGTGCTGCGCTGCGACGCCGCCGTCGCCGATCTGCGCGTGAGTGGCGTGTTCTCGCTGGCCGATACCGACCGCGCGCTGGCCAGTCTGGCCGTCGGCCTGCCCGTCGAGACGGTGTATCGCACCCGCTACTGGGTGACCGTCAAGGCGAAGTAG
- a CDS encoding BKACE family enzyme — protein MSKPKVIVTIAPTGGMAYKSQNPHLPTQPDEIARDVYDCYNAGASVVAIHARRPGDDGATCDPAIYRDINRRIRDKCDIVINNSTGGGVHGDMIGQRDSGYWEILWEERLKGMDAGAEMCTLDATTIIASFGGKELLMHTSPERSKHLAIEMKKRGIKPEWEVFSPTHIVQDLATLTAAGFDDEPFFVNLVLGVHRGFQNAMPYTPRVLQSMVDLLPKGSIFCVSGIGPAQLPSAMNSLLLGGHVRVGLEDNLYYEQGVVATNQQLTERVVRLVREMGYEPATPAEAREIMGLPRNREVLPEFAVR, from the coding sequence ATGAGCAAACCGAAGGTCATCGTCACCATCGCCCCCACGGGCGGCATGGCGTACAAGTCGCAGAACCCCCATCTGCCCACGCAGCCAGACGAAATCGCGCGCGACGTCTACGACTGCTACAACGCCGGAGCGAGCGTCGTGGCGATTCATGCGCGGCGTCCAGGCGACGACGGCGCCACTTGCGACCCGGCGATCTATCGCGACATCAACCGCCGCATTCGCGACAAGTGCGACATCGTCATCAACAACTCCACCGGCGGTGGCGTGCACGGCGACATGATCGGGCAGCGCGACAGCGGCTATTGGGAAATCCTCTGGGAAGAGCGTCTCAAGGGCATGGATGCCGGTGCCGAAATGTGCACGCTGGACGCCACCACGATCATCGCGAGCTTCGGCGGCAAAGAGCTGCTGATGCATACCTCGCCCGAGCGCTCGAAGCATCTCGCCATCGAGATGAAGAAGCGCGGCATCAAACCCGAGTGGGAAGTCTTCAGCCCGACGCACATCGTGCAAGACCTGGCCACGCTCACGGCGGCCGGCTTCGACGATGAACCGTTCTTCGTGAATCTGGTGTTGGGCGTGCATCGCGGTTTCCAGAACGCCATGCCGTACACGCCGCGCGTGTTGCAGTCGATGGTCGATCTGTTGCCCAAGGGCAGCATCTTCTGCGTGAGCGGTATCGGTCCGGCGCAACTGCCGTCGGCGATGAACTCGCTGCTGCTCGGCGGCCATGTGCGTGTAGGGCTGGAAGACAACCTGTACTACGAGCAAGGCGTGGTCGCGACCAACCAGCAACTGACCGAGCGCGTCGTGCGTCTCGTTCGCGAGATGGGCTATGAACCGGCAACCCCGGCCGAAGCCCGCGAAATCATGGGCCTGCCGCGCAATCGCGAAGTGTTGCCGGAGTTTGCCGTGCGTTGA
- a CDS encoding 3-hydroxyacyl-CoA dehydrogenase NAD-binding domain-containing protein — MNVKYDSIEQVAVIGTGVIGASWAAYFLARGLRVSAWDPAPGARERLRETVDAHWPTLVRIGLVADASRDALTFHDTLEGALQGADFVQESGPEREDLKQDLFRRMDAALAPSVVIASSSSGLLMSRVQSVCQHPGRVVLGHPFNPPHLIPLVEVIGGEQSSAEAIATAMAFYLAIGKRPIHVRKEVKGHIANRLQAALWREAIHLVDTGVASVADIDDAIAYGPGLRWAAFGPFLNLHLSGGAGGIGHLLEHLGPPIESWWADLGEPTLTDELKARIVAGVDAELAGRGNARIEAQRDAVILGILANKP; from the coding sequence ATGAATGTGAAATACGACAGCATTGAACAGGTCGCCGTCATCGGCACCGGCGTGATCGGTGCGAGCTGGGCGGCTTACTTTCTCGCACGCGGTCTGCGTGTTTCCGCATGGGACCCGGCGCCCGGCGCGCGCGAGCGACTACGCGAAACCGTCGATGCGCATTGGCCGACGCTGGTTCGCATCGGCCTCGTCGCCGACGCGTCACGCGATGCACTCACGTTTCACGACACCCTCGAAGGGGCGCTGCAAGGTGCGGACTTCGTGCAGGAGAGCGGTCCGGAGCGCGAAGACCTGAAACAGGATCTCTTCCGTCGCATGGACGCGGCGCTGGCGCCGTCGGTGGTGATCGCATCGAGTTCGTCGGGCTTGCTGATGAGTCGTGTGCAGTCGGTGTGTCAGCACCCCGGACGCGTAGTGCTTGGCCATCCGTTCAATCCCCCGCACCTGATTCCGCTGGTCGAGGTCATTGGCGGCGAGCAATCGTCGGCCGAGGCCATCGCAACGGCGATGGCGTTCTACCTCGCGATCGGCAAGCGTCCGATCCATGTGCGCAAAGAGGTCAAGGGGCACATCGCGAATCGCTTGCAGGCGGCGCTCTGGCGCGAGGCGATTCATCTGGTCGATACCGGCGTCGCGTCGGTGGCCGACATCGATGACGCCATCGCCTACGGCCCGGGGCTGCGTTGGGCGGCATTCGGTCCGTTCCTAAATTTGCATCTCTCGGGCGGCGCAGGCGGCATCGGTCATCTGCTGGAACATCTCGGGCCGCCTATCGAATCGTGGTGGGCCGATCTGGGCGAGCCAACGCTGACCGACGAACTCAAGGCCCGCATCGTCGCTGGTGTCGACGCTGAGCTGGCCGGACGCGGCAACGCGCGCATCGAAGCGCAGCGCGACGCGGTCATTCTCGGCATTCTCGCCAACAAGCCATAA
- a CDS encoding TonB-dependent receptor: MLISEAVPLRPTASAAALRPAIALLIAFAAASAASHASAAPAAAPSAQAASEVRRAWQVAPGTLDAVLNRFANAAGIELAVDASLTQGRQSPGINGDYTLNDALHQLLAPHQLQAMRGSNGVYTLRAAAQDTAAAPPGAEGGVLLPTTHVVAQAVGLPEAYDGGQVARGGRLGLLGNKDYMDVPFSITSYTAKTIQDQQATTLADVLDNDPSVRFTTSSGHMYENFSIRGFPLTADEVSLNGMYGVSPYGHLPVEFIERVEVLKGPNALLNGMSPSGAVGGAINVVTKKAESAPLTRITADYLSDSQFGVQADVGRRFGDNEEFGIRFNGSLRDGRTTLDGQNKQRQFGSLALDLKTDRARFGLDVYTDTEKFRGGSPWMATFATKVVAPPSPGTNVLRGEFGDIESTGVQLRGEVDVTDAITAYAGVGALSYRYSGFITGTRTGPIKPDGSYTGATYFQRGWTDTLSLDAGVRTKFRTGPVKHELTLSATSLDITSGNVFTTSANYNSNIYAPVNPTLAKDPGSAPKTSTTTLSSFGLADTMSFWQDRVTLIAGVRSQRVRAQAFAAATGKQTSSYDENAITPAFGVVLKPFGPSVSLYANYIEGLTQGGMVTDVSAANYGEIFAPYRSKQAEVGVKWDAGSFSNTLSFFQITKPSMIKDVATNTYNPDGEQRNRGVEWNLFGEFTPHWRVLGGVAYTRGELTKTAGNLYNGNTPYGVPKWTANLGTEWDLPWVPGVTVSGRMITTSAQYVNSSNTQRIGGFTRYDIGARYATRVYGKAVVFRAAVENVTNRIAWSGTFNDGYVIQNAPRTVKLSTSIDF; the protein is encoded by the coding sequence ATGTTGATTTCCGAAGCTGTTCCCTTGCGCCCTACCGCCTCTGCCGCCGCCCTGCGTCCGGCGATTGCTCTGCTCATCGCTTTTGCCGCCGCAAGTGCTGCCTCACACGCAAGCGCGGCCCCCGCCGCTGCGCCGTCGGCTCAAGCCGCCTCCGAGGTGCGCCGCGCCTGGCAGGTCGCGCCCGGCACGCTTGACGCTGTGCTGAACCGCTTCGCCAATGCGGCTGGCATCGAGCTGGCCGTGGACGCCTCACTCACGCAAGGACGGCAAAGCCCGGGCATCAACGGCGACTACACGCTGAACGACGCGCTGCATCAACTGCTCGCGCCGCATCAGTTGCAAGCCATGCGCGGCAGCAACGGCGTCTATACGCTGCGCGCCGCCGCCCAAGACACCGCCGCCGCGCCGCCCGGTGCCGAGGGCGGCGTGCTGCTGCCGACCACCCATGTCGTGGCGCAGGCGGTCGGTTTGCCGGAAGCCTACGACGGCGGTCAGGTCGCGCGTGGCGGCCGCCTCGGCCTGCTCGGTAACAAGGACTACATGGATGTGCCGTTCAGCATCACGTCCTACACCGCGAAGACGATTCAGGACCAACAGGCGACCACGCTCGCCGATGTGCTCGATAACGACCCCTCGGTGCGCTTCACCACGTCGAGCGGCCACATGTACGAGAACTTCAGCATTCGCGGTTTTCCGCTGACGGCGGACGAAGTCTCGCTCAACGGCATGTACGGCGTGTCGCCTTACGGCCACCTGCCCGTCGAATTCATCGAACGCGTGGAAGTGCTCAAGGGCCCAAACGCACTGCTTAACGGCATGTCGCCGTCGGGCGCTGTGGGCGGCGCCATCAACGTGGTGACGAAGAAGGCCGAAAGCGCGCCACTGACTCGCATTACCGCCGACTACCTGTCCGACTCGCAGTTCGGCGTGCAGGCCGACGTGGGGCGCCGCTTCGGCGACAACGAGGAATTCGGCATCCGTTTCAACGGCTCGCTGCGCGACGGACGCACTACGCTCGACGGCCAGAACAAGCAACGCCAGTTCGGCTCGCTGGCGCTTGACCTGAAAACCGACCGCGCGCGTTTCGGCCTCGATGTCTATACCGACACAGAGAAGTTCAGAGGCGGCAGCCCGTGGATGGCGACGTTCGCGACCAAGGTCGTTGCCCCGCCATCGCCCGGCACCAACGTGCTGCGCGGTGAGTTCGGCGATATCGAGAGCACCGGCGTGCAACTGCGCGGCGAAGTCGACGTGACCGACGCGATCACGGCCTATGCCGGTGTCGGGGCGCTCAGCTACCGCTACTCCGGGTTCATTACCGGCACGCGCACGGGCCCGATCAAGCCGGACGGCAGCTACACCGGCGCCACCTATTTCCAGCGCGGCTGGACCGATACGCTCTCGCTCGATGCGGGTGTGCGGACCAAGTTCCGCACCGGGCCGGTCAAGCACGAGCTGACGCTCTCGGCGACCTCGCTCGATATCACCAGCGGCAACGTCTTCACCACGAGCGCCAACTACAACTCGAACATCTACGCGCCGGTGAATCCGACGCTGGCCAAAGACCCGGGCAGTGCGCCGAAGACCTCGACCACCACGCTGTCGAGCTTCGGGCTGGCAGACACAATGTCGTTCTGGCAAGACCGCGTCACCTTGATCGCCGGGGTGCGCAGCCAGCGCGTGCGGGCGCAGGCGTTTGCGGCCGCTACCGGCAAGCAGACGTCGAGCTATGACGAGAACGCCATCACACCGGCATTCGGTGTCGTGCTCAAGCCGTTCGGGCCGAGCGTCTCGCTCTACGCCAATTACATCGAAGGCCTCACCCAAGGCGGCATGGTCACCGACGTGAGCGCCGCCAACTACGGCGAGATCTTTGCGCCGTACCGCAGCAAGCAGGCGGAAGTCGGCGTGAAGTGGGATGCGGGCAGCTTCTCCAACACGCTGTCGTTCTTCCAGATCACCAAGCCAAGCATGATCAAGGACGTGGCGACCAACACCTATAACCCGGACGGCGAACAACGCAACCGGGGCGTGGAATGGAATCTGTTCGGTGAATTCACGCCGCACTGGCGTGTGCTGGGCGGCGTGGCGTACACCCGCGGCGAGCTGACCAAGACGGCCGGCAATCTCTACAACGGCAACACCCCGTACGGCGTGCCCAAGTGGACCGCAAACCTCGGCACCGAATGGGACCTGCCGTGGGTGCCCGGTGTGACGGTCTCGGGCCGCATGATCACGACCAGCGCCCAATACGTGAACTCGTCGAACACGCAGCGCATCGGCGGCTTTACGCGCTATGACATCGGCGCGCGCTATGCCACCCGCGTGTATGGCAAGGCCGTCGTGTTCCGTGCCGCCGTTGAAAACGTGACCAACCGCATCGCGTGGTCGGGCACGTTCAACGACGGTTACGTGATTCAGAACGCCCCCCGCACGGTCAAGCTCTCGACCAGCATCGACTTCTGA